The segment ggtgtggtggctcacgcctgtaatcccagcactttgggaggccgaggggggcggatcacctgaggtcagtagttcgagaccagcctgacccacatggagaaactccatctctactaaaaatacaaaattaaccgggcttggtggcgcatgcctataatcccagctacttgggaaggctgaggcaggagaatcacttgaacctgggaggtggaggttgcggtgggccgagatcacgccattgcactccagcctgggcaacaagagcaaaactccgtctcaaaaaaaaaaaaaaaaaaaagaattttggagggaaaaaaatcccTCTAACAGATTCGAATTAATTCTGTGTTTCGAGATGTTTACAAAATGAAGCTTGGACTCTGAGAGGATGTGATCTATCCTCTCCATTGCATTGAGTTTCAAGTACTTCACATGGCGGGCTTTTTTAACTGTCGTGAAGAGTTTAAACCAAATAGGGACtagaatttgtttgtttttttaacttacatttcaAGCTTCCTTATGTCTCAGGCACATTAGCATAAGTTGTCTAAAGTCATAAGGAAAAATTGACAGAAAAATGCTTTGGAGCCCCAGGTGTTTTCAATTGATGCCAACAGAAACTAACCAAATGGAAGACATTTGATGCgggtttatttttcctttgcagtAACAGCGGGAACATGAAGCCGCCACTCTTGGTGTTTATTGTGTGTCTGCTGTGGTTGAAAGACAGTCACTGCGCACCCACTTGGAAGGACAAAACTGCTATCAGTGAAAACCTGAAGAGTACGTTTGGTTTCTTATCTGTGCTGTGTCCTGTTTGCATGTTGGTTGTCCTGCTGGCGTTTATAGTGAGTCGCAGTTGAGAGATAACCATATTCGCTGTTTTCACGGTGAAACGTTCTCAAGGCGCTTAAACCAGGTCATCCTGACGCCAAACATCTgggtaaaaatagaaaattccaaTCACGTCTCTGCAGGCGTTCACCTTTCCAGATGTTTGTATCATGTAGATACAACTTGCCAGTTTTTTCACTGCATTTTTTTGTATCATCCAGATGGTTGGTGTCATCTCAGCACAGCTCTAATGAACAGTGAAATACTTTTCtagcatttgaaaaatttaaaccaTTAGAGTAATCTGTGCAATTGTTCTTAAACTAGTGAAAGAATGGGTTATAATTACGTTGAATCTGGTTGTTCTGTGGCCATTAACTTGCAACTTTGCTTGGTGATATATACTTTGGGTACTTAATATATAGAAGAACAAATTAGCTAAAATGCAGCTGATTTGGGGTCTGTAATAATCAGAGTCAAGAATGAGCTCCTCAGTAGGCCACGTTGGCTATTTTGAACAGGGAATGACAATGAATTTTAAACTTACTAAGGGCTTATTAAAGGTGTATAAGACACGTCCATTGAGTTATTAAGGAAGCTCGTATTACATGGGATACTTTCTAGGTCTCGTGCCTCCTTATTAGGTAACTGAagctgaaagaaagagaaattgctGACTGTGTTTGAGGTCCCCAGCTGGGCACTTAatataaattatgaagaaaatgcaaaattttctCTAATATAAACACACTTGAgtcttaaatgaaagaaaaaaaatggataaatgaaaacaGGGCCTGAGCAAGATGACAAGAATGAGGTTCAGTGAACTCTATTTGTTTAGGCGCTCACAAGTGAGGAGTAGAAGGTATGGTCCGTGTGGCAGCTGGGTCCATGTGGCAGCTGACAGCTAATTCATTATGATCTGCTTTCAGAATATGAGCCTATAAGAGAACAATTAAGCCTCTCTTTTGGAGACATGAAAGGTTGGTGAACTTGGTGTTTTGTAATCTGATCagatctcaaagaaaaaattgcCACATGTCTTTTAGGTTTTTCTGAGGTGGGGGAGATAGATGCAGATGAAGAGGTGAAGAAGGCTTTGACTGGTATTAAGCAAATGAAAATCatgatggaaagaaaagagaaggaacacACCAATCTAATGAGCACCCTGAAGAAATGCAGAGAAGAAAAGCAGGTACAGTCATTGAAAATAATGTCTGTTCTTACACAGATCTGGACCAGAAATACTGCACTTGTTAGTGCGATTGATGAATTACTTATTTTCCTTAGTAATAAATTTCATGGGTAGCTGCTTTTATTTGAGGAAAAGTTTAAGGGAAGCTTCAGATTTCCTTGAAGAACATATTTCGTGTAGGATAGGCTTCTGCAAGACTCCAACCCGGAATCTGGGGGATTCATCTCTGTTTAAGTGCTGCTTTCTCAAAAATAGATTATTCTTGGTCTCTTCTGAGTTAGGATATTGAGTCAAAAgtatttgaagagtttttttttttactagatcAGTGGTCtccagagtttttgttttttgttttttgtttgtttctgtttttgagacagagtctcgctctgtcacccaggctggagttgatcccgctcattgcaacctccacctcctgggttcaggtgattctcctgtctcagcctccctagtagctgggattacaggctcctaccaccacgcctggctaatttttgtatttttagaagagacggggtttcaccatgctggccaggctggtcccgaactctggggctcaagtgatccacctgcctcagcctcccaaagtgctggaattacaggcatggaccaccgtgcctggcccagagattTTTGGTCTCTCATTCCTATGACTAAAAAATTTGTTACCACTCACtcctaaatatatgcatattcattTACTTATGAATTAGATACATGAATTGCTACCATTGATATCTCAAGGCACAATATGTATTTAAGGTGAGATTCATCATTAGCGAGTGTGGATATAAGTCCACATTTCAAATAatcttctagatattttgaaaCTTTTAGCCGACTTGCCAGATCTGATTAGATCACCATAGTTTTCCCTTGTCACTTGGCCAATAAAGAGCTCATAATGATCAAGTGTCAGCTCTGCCATTTGCTTTTGGTCCGCTTGAgcttaaattattcatttttaaaatctgccaagtttttttttttttcaagaatctTGTTAAGCCTCCTGTCCATTTAGTGAAGGTTACTTTAGTTAAAACTAGATAATAAAATCCATCAGTCTACCTGAGTTCTCTTACATGGCAACTCATTACAATTGGGTGCATGTGAACAGAGCAAGGGAACTATAGTTGATTCTTCTGGAATGTAGAGGATCCCCTTTTCCCCAAGGTCATCACATACAGTTGGGCACACACAGTATCTGACATATGCATCTCAAGAGAGTACCATGTATATCCAATAATGCATCAGCCTAATCactttttcaaattcaaatagCTTTATTTAACAGCTATAGCTtgaattacatattttatcaATGGAGAATACATATTATATTCAAATGTCTTTGGAAGATGTAAAAAATTGTTCATATGCCACAGTATAAAGTTCAGTAAATTTCTAAATTATAGACATTGAATAGCTTGCAGTTTAATGACATTAATAATTAACATCACACTCAAaacaatgacttttttaaaaaaggttatcTTCAAACATTACCCTTAAATCaaagaggaaattaaaactgtaacaaaaataatttggaaaatattttcaattttaatgttgagagtaaattactttttaaatttatttttattttttgaaaaatgttaagttgtaaaatacatataacaaaatttaccatcataaccatttttaagtgtaacgttcagtagtgttaaatacattcatactgttgtgcaaccaatctccagaattattttcatcttgcaaaaacTGAAAGTCTATACATATTAAACAATGccccattccccccaccccagtcagatttttaatttaaaaatacaagtggaagttctaatattttctatCTATCCCTCTATCTATAAAGTTGGGGGCCACTGAATTCCAGATTGCTGCTTACATCTTTTTACTTCTGAGGATCATGGCCTCTGGGAGTCCGTTAAGCAACTGGAGCCGGGTAGTGTGACAGGCTGACCCCAAAGCTGTGTGTCAGCGTCACCGGACTGGTTGATGTTGCAGCCTCACCTACTGCCCTGAGTCAGTCAGGGTTCTGGCAAGGAAAGGAGAATGCCTGACCAGCAGCTGCAAACCCTTCTCCCTTTTGGCAGCAATCAAAAGATTTTGAGGAAATCTAAAATAGCTCCTCATCAGGAAAATGTGGAAGCCCCTCCAGCTGGGATCTTCCCTGGTGGGCTTGTGAGCCTGGCCATCTGGGAATAGAGACACTAGATAGCACTCATACACTCTTCACAAAACACATTATCACATGGAATGTTTTGAACATCTGGGTAAACCACTACTTTCATTTTATAGCTAAGAAAACTGGGGTTTGAGATGTTTGTTAATTAACATGTTACTCCAACACTGTAATGAATGAACTGAGATAAAGTCAGCAGATGTGTGCACGGGGGACCCAGTGATTTTCCGCTTTTCTCACTTCCCTGAACCTCCTGGCAAGGAGGACAGGGTATACAGCTTTAACAAGAATATTCCACTTTGGGTGGGTCAAGTAAGCAAATGTGGATTTCACTTCTGGCCCTGAAGAATCCAAGCAACTAGTagaatttttgtttattcttaaaaATCTTATTGTACAAAAATTCATTGAATTATACTCTTAAGTTTGAGGCACTCAATTAGAAAGTTAatcggaaaaaaaaaatctgtttaaccCTGAGTATCCCTCCCTAAAATTACTTAAAGCCTAGAATAAAGGTCAGTTTAGACAAATTATGAATTGGCAAATATGGTGTTAGCAACCCTAGTCTCCCAGTATTGAGCCCCACCCATTCTCAAGAGTACTGCTCAGTGGTGACCCAGCATCCTCACTGTCCCCTTCCTCCACCCCTCCTTATTAATATTTAGTGAGACTATCTGAAACTTATTAAGTAGGAAACCCTAGAGAAGGTTAGAGTGACTTGACCTCCAAATCAGgttttatttgtatgtgtttttaatgaaatggggtcttgctatgttgctcaggctggtcttgaactcctgggctcaagggatcctcctgcctcacttcccgagtagctgggatcacaggcactagccaccatgcctggctcaatgCCAGGTTAATATAGCGCTTTTGATAAACTGTCATCTATAGGAATAGAGTTATAAGCGTGAATCTGCCAGTTGGTACAATGTCTAGCAGGAAACGGAAGGCGTCGATAGGATATTCCTTAGGAATGTTTACTAGACAGAGGTCTACTTCTTCCATGGCAATGTTTCACTTCCAAAACTTGGGACCTGTGATTTGGTAACTGTTTTTTGTCCTGCTTCTGGGCAGTGAATGGAAGGAAGCCTGAGAGATACTAGTTATTATACTGGACTAGTTATAATAACAGATGTCTTGCCTATGATAATGGATACTAGGTATAATAATAGATGCCTTGCTTGTTTAGCTCATTTAATGCAAAGACCTTGAGAAGTAGATACTGTTATTCCTATTATTCTTATTTGCAAATGAGGAGACTAAGGCTTATATgtattaagtaatttgcccaagggtACACAGCCACTGTAGTTTGGAATTGGGAATATTAGGATTTTGGCTTATGAGGACAATGAGCAGAATATGTAAAATTGGGACTGATTGAGAAAATCCTGGAGGTATTGTTACTTGCCTTGgagaaacaactttttttttttttttgagacagagtcttactcttgttgcccaggctaaaggacaatggcacgatcttggctcactgcaacctccgcctcctgggttcaagcgattctcctgcttcagcctctgaagtggctgggattacaggcacccaccatcatgaccagctaatttttgtatttctagcagagacagggttttactatgttggccaggctgttctcaaactcctgacatcaggtgatccacccgcctcagcctcccaaaatgctggaattacaggtgtgagccactgcaccctgccgaAAAACAACCACTTTAAGATGTAAGAttcagccaggtgaggtggctcatgcctgcaatcccagcactttgggaggtcaacctgggcagatcacttgaggccaggagttcgagatcagcctgggcaaaatggtgaaactccgtctctactaaacatacaaaaattagcccggcatggtggcacgcacctgtactcccagctactggggaggctgaggcaggagaatctcttaaacctgggagatggaggttgcagtgagctgagattgcaccactgcactccagcctgggcgacacagccagactctgtctcaaaaaaaaaaaaaaaaaaaaaaaaagatgtaagattCCAAAATTGTTCTACAAAGtccaaggacacacacacactcctgtcTGGGTCAAAATGTATATTGGCAAGCTGGGGCCCTGGCAGTTTTCTTACGTGGATCATACCAAATGCTACGTGGCTTAGCAGCCAAACTTTACAATGAGGACAACTGACAAATCCTAGCCAGGCAGAGAAGATGTGGAAGATTGTCAGTGCCCAGGTGATTCTTTGGGCTTAATACTCCAGGAAAGGGTCATTTCCATTAGCTCTGAGGCTGTCTTCTTATGGCCAGATCCACTATACTCACTTCATTCCCCTGCACGATATCTCGGCATGGAGGGGGCTGGGGTTCAGAAGTCCACACTTGCAGGGAAGCCAGAGGTTTGGGCAGGGGCACAGGAAGAAAGGTCTGTTGCACCATGGTGCTGACCCGTGAGGCACTCCAGGGGCAGGGCTGAGGCTCGCAGGGACAGGTGCCACTGCTGCTGGGCTCCTCACCACCCAGAGCAGGACTTGGCCAAGTACAGCAAGCACCACAAGGGGGAGCACTGGGAATATaaacaagaagaacaaagcttgTTTATAttcccatttatatttatttaatattacattatatataaatatatttattatattacattCTAATTGCAGAGATGCCATCCTGCGTCTCGGCAATTACAATGTAACTCAACGGGAACATTTAACTTGACATACAAGAATTGTACTTTCTTGCAATGTTTAAGGATATACAACAATTAAAGACAgcataaatgaaagaattaaaatgtacCAGCTTTATAAACTGTAAAGCCCACTTTCCCCATGCACCAGTGGATGAGAATTGAAGACAGACTTACCGGTAAATAGGTAAATCACAGTTGTTCCCAGATCGGGATGGCATCTTCATTGTCAGGTCACCCACACCTAGAGTAATGTCTGTCACATAGcaaacactcagtaaatacttattgaacaaatgaatgaacagatgaataagATTTACAGTCTTCAATAGGAATCAATCAGTGCTCTTTTCTTAAACTAAACAGAAAGCTTTGGGGGAGATCTGACAGCTGCGAGGCACCTgaaggagaaagaatgaaaaagcagTTTAGAATGTATACATTTCAAAGGGTGAAATCAACTAAGGTGCACATAGATTATGAAATGGAAATTGGacttttgtttctacttttaacTAGGAGGCCCTGAAACTTCTGAATGAAGTTCAAGAACAtctggaggaagaagaaaggctaTGCCGGGAGTCTTTGGCAGATTCCTGGGGTGAATGCAGGTCTTGCCTGGAAAATAACTGCATGAGAATTTATACAACCTGCCAACCTAGCTGGTCCTCTGTGAAAAATAaggtaagagaaaaagagagctcAAGATTTCACAGTTCTTGAGGCACCTATTTCAGcttacttttttattaatttatgttaatatttaGAACGGAGATGCCTGATCTGATAGGGGCCTTTTGCTTTCTAGAATCTAATACTAATGTTTACATACCATCACCTGTGTATACGCAATTTATAAGGTAGAGCACCCATTCAGTGGTCACTGAATGCATCTCTTAAAATATCCTGGCTTTCTGCCTTGTATTTGTTATTTGTGAACATGTTCCCACTAGATagtaagctctttgagggcagggatcaTATCTTATTTGTCTTCACTTATGCATTGGTGGCATCCAGTAAATGTTTACCAAATTGCATTTGGAATCATAGCATTGCAGTCTCTGATTTCAATCCACATTAATTTTTCCTTCTGGAggccaaatatttaaagatactctctgcctcccaaatcttACCTTCAACATGCTTGCCTCCTTAtgcataacacacacacacacacacacacacacacacacacacacacaccccttcatGTCCCCTTTTGCCCTACCCATGTATGTAGGACtggcatgttttcttttttgtacccTTTGGTTATCTTCTGAGCAGAGGGATCACAGAGGGTGGTGACCTGAATAGGATGAGCTCTGCCCCACTAACGGCTCCAATTAAGCTAGATTTTTCTCCCCCTTCAAGAAGTGAGCTGAATACAAAATTGAGTGGAATTTCACGCTCCATATTAGAGCACATACTAATTAGGGTATGCTCCTGGCTTGGCAATGCCGTACTCAATTACAAAGGGAGCAACTACTAAGATAATGAATGCGCCAAGTTAATTTGCCTCCACTATTAATTGCATCTGCTCTATTTTTAGAGCTACTGTCGCCTGCTAATACACCAGAATATGGTGTAATCAGCACCAGCAGGAAGTCAGGAGATATGGGGACCATTCCCATCTGGGTCAGTTGTGTGATCTTATGAACATTTCTTGGGGCTTTAAAGGTTTGTTTTTGTGGATGAAGAGTCAAGTAAACAGAAGCTGGTAGAGGGAGAGGCAGACAATCCAcccaaattcttttctttattttttttcatgagacagggtctggctcttttgccctggctagagggcagtggtgccatcttggcttactgcagcctccacctcctgggttcaagtgattctcctgcctcagcctcctgagtagctgggattacaggcgcccaccaccacgcctagctaatttttgtatttttagtagagacagggttttaccatgttggccaggctggtgacctcaggtgatccacacaccttggcctcccaaagtgaaaacTTGACCTTTTTAGGCTATTGGTGGGCAATGTAAACCAGGAGAAATTTCAGATCCTGTTTCCATAGGCAAAGGCAAAGTCAGGTATAAGAGGGTTAAGAAATTATCTTAAAGTTAATTGCCTCATACTAGCTTGCCCAGAATTATTCTTGATTTGAAATGACTACTGTAAGTTGACTTTAAAATTTGCAATAAGAAATGGtccagggccgggtgcagtggctcacccctgttatcctagcactttgggaggccaaggcatgtggattacctgagctcaggagttcgagaccagcctgggcaacacggtaaaaccctgtctgtactaaaatacaaaaaaaattagccaggcatggcggtgtgcaactgtaatcccagctactcggaaggctgagacagaagaatcacttgaacccaggaggcggaggttgcagtgagccgagatggtgccattgcactccagcctgagtgacagagcaagactccatctcaaataagaaagaaagaaagaaagaaagaaagaaagaaagaaagaaagaaagaaagaaagaaagaaagaaggaaagaaggaaagaaggaaggaaggaaggaaggaaggaaggaaggaaggaaggaaggaaggaaggaaggaaggaaggaaagaaagaaagaaagaaagaaaagaaagaaagagtcgagaaagaaaataattttttattccatttctgtCCCCTACTCTACTCCACAGATTGAACGGTTTTTCAGGAAGATATAtcaatttctatttcctttccatGAAGATAATGAAAAAGATCTCCCCATCAGTGAAAAGCTCATTGAGGAAGATGCACAATTGACCCAAATGGAGGATGTGTTCAGCCAGTTGACTGTGGATGTGAATTCTCTCTTTAACAGGAGTTTTAACGTCTTCAGACAGATGCAGCAAGAGTTTGACCAGACTTTTCAATCACATTTCATATCAGATACAGACCTAACTGAGCCTTACTTTTTTCCAGCTTTCTCTAAAGAGCCGATGACAAAAGCAGATCTTGAGCAATGTTGGGACATTCCCAACTTCTTCCAGCTGTTTTGTAATTTCAGTGTCTCTATTTATGAAAGTGTCAGTGAAACAATTACTAAGATGCTGAAGGCAATAGAAGATttaccaaaacaagacaaaggcAAGTATTAAAAGATTACTTTTACTTAGAGGTTTACACTAAAGTCAAGTTTTGTTTAGCTTCAGAAATGGTAGACATTTCTGAGTCACATTGTATAGCATTTCTTGAAGAGACAATTTATGGAAAATGTTTCAGAGCCTCTTAAAAGAAGCTTTGAAGTCTGCTAAACACCATCCCTCTTCCATCATCGTTGAGAACTGAACTCTTTCTAGAGCAAATTttcaaagcagaaagaaaaaatgctaatAGGTtgagaacttgaaaaaaaaaaaccagttccctcatttattatttctttatttattttattttgtgacggagtctcactctgccacccagcctggagtacagtggtgtgatcttggctcactgcaacctctgcctcccaggttcaagcaattctcctgcctcagcctcccaagtagctgggactacagttgtgcaccaccacgcccagctaatttttttgtatttttagtagagacgggggtgtcagtatcttggccaagctggtctcaaactcccgacctcaggtgatccacccgccttggcctcccaaagtgctgggattgcaggcgtgagccaccatgcatggccattTCCCTCATTTATTAAAGCTCATGTAGATGCTCAGCTCTATTCTGCTAAAGCATCAGAGAGCTTCTTTAAAATTGATCTGGAATCCTCAACTCCCAGTTTGAGAAGCCCACTCTCACATATAACCAGAGCAATTTAGTGCCCTCCTCTGAATCACTACAATCATTCCTTAAATCATAAAATGTATgcataaaaccacaaaaaatgcTCATAAACCCCAAACTACAGAAATATTAGATAAGAATTGCCTTCTACCAACACTAATCATGCCTCATGGCATCCATGTTGGAGACACAATGCTGCTTTATGTTTTAAGGCGGCAGATATCTTCTGTGGGCTTCTATGGAGTAAGTTAGATACCGCATTCGAGAATGAGAATTGCCACGAGGGTCAAGTGTAGGATCTGCATTTCCTTTGTCACTGTATTGACCCCTAAGCCAGGTTGAAGGCTGCTCCCctctgagatgaaaaataaaatgggctccttctatctatttttctttttcttttttctttttttttttttttgagatggagtgttgctctgttgtccaggctgtattggtgtgatctcggctcactgcaacctctgcctcctgggttcaatcaattctcctgcctcagcttcc is part of the Homo sapiens chromosome 18, GRCh38.p14 Primary Assembly genome and harbors:
- the CLUL1 gene encoding clusterin-like protein 1 isoform X2, yielding MRTWDYSNSGNMKPPLLVFIVCLLWLKDSHCAPTWKDKTAISENLKSFSEVGEIDADEEVKKALTGIKQMKIMMERKEKEHTNLMSTLKKCREEKQEALKLLNEVQEHLEEEERLCRESLADSWGECRSCLENNCMRIYTTCQPSWSSVKNKIERFFRKIYQFLFPFHEDNEKDLPISEKLIEEDAQLTQMEDVFSQLTVDVNSLFNRSFNVFRQMQQEFDQTFQSHFISDTDLTEPYFFPAFSKEPMTKADLEQCWDIPNFFQLFCNFSVSIYESVSETITKMLKAIEDLPKQDKAPDHGGLISKMLPGQDRGLCGELDQNLSRCFKFHEKCQKCQAHLSEDCPDVPALHTELDEAIRLVNVSNQQYGQILQMTRKHLEDTAYLVEKMRGQFGWVSELANQAPETEIIFNSIQVVPRIHEGNISKQDETMMTDLSILPSSNFTLKIPLEESAESSNFIGYVVAKALQHFKEHFKTW
- the CLUL1 gene encoding clusterin-like protein 1 precursor — its product is MKPPLLVFIVCLLWLKDSHCAPTWKDKTAISENLKSFSEVGEIDADEEVKKALTGIKQMKIMMERKEKEHTNLMSTLKKCREEKQEALKLLNEVQEHLEEEERLCRESLADSWGECRSCLENNCMRIYTTCQPSWSSVKNKIERFFRKIYQFLFPFHEDNEKDLPISEKLIEEDAQLTQMEDVFSQLTVDVNSLFNRSFNVFRQMQQEFDQTFQSHFISDTDLTEPYFFPAFSKEPMTKADLEQCWDIPNFFQLFCNFSVSIYESVSETITKMLKAIEDLPKQDKAPDHGGLISKMLPGQDRGLCGELDQNLSRCFKFHEKCQKCQAHLSEDCPDVPALHTELDEAIRLVNVSNQQYGQILQMTRKHLEDTAYLVEKMRGQFGWVSELANQAPETEIIFNSIQVVPRIHEGNISKQDETMMTDLSILPSSNFTLKIPLEESAESSNFIGYVVAKALQHFKEHFKTW
- the CLUL1 gene encoding clusterin-like protein 1 isoform X1, encoding MKPPLLVFIVCLLWLKDSHCAPTWKDKTAISENLKSFSEVGEIDADEEVKKALTGIKQMKIMMERKEKEHTNLMSTLKKCREEKQEALKLLNEVQEHLEEEERLCRESLADSWGECRSCLENNCMRIYTTCQPSWSSVKNKIERFFRKIYQFLFPFHEDNEKDLPISEKLIEEDAQLTQMEDVFSQLTVDVNSLFNRSFNVFRQMQQEFDQTFQSHFISDTDLTEPYFFPAFSKEPMTKADLEQCWDIPNFFQLFCNFSVSIYESVSETITKMLKAIEDLPKQDKAPDHGGLISKMLPGQDRGLCGELDQNLSRCFKFHEKCQKCQAHLSEDCPDVPALHTELDEAIRLVNVSNQQYGQILQMTRKHLEDTAYLVEKMRGQFGWVSELANQAPETEIIFNSIQVVPRIHEGNISKQDETMMTDLSILPSSNFTLKIPLEESAESSNFIGYVVAKALQHFKEHFKT